From a single Rutidosis leptorrhynchoides isolate AG116_Rl617_1_P2 chromosome 5, CSIRO_AGI_Rlap_v1, whole genome shotgun sequence genomic region:
- the LOC139846913 gene encoding inactive poly [ADP-ribose] polymerase RCD1-like: MSSKWVKASDVGNTFFIDSKRKRASQIGKTSNRAITARPIFSPLLNKSGKRKRDESCKSSNRTYLKNYSNFMRSGPAQRLLFSQNGQWNDYSQNVLDLVKEDFNAKKASIELKYNGRHLMLDMLHMTEVDLKTGAQKPIAWIDDKGSCFFPETHSSYESHQRNKPEFAELDSSMTTEIKLRVEIELNGLNTNNFEECMDESNVHESNVKRVKVDLDEGHKNILDYSINDNCNQLTAKADQHFENMQQSDEDASPTYFKSMDTEMVKNMFMKSFNLASKVDIIDVEKCSGSIMDARLELFQKQVEITQKLRGNANVKYAWFASLKGATCSTLVNGLGPDGPQLGRYGYGVHLTAVDSAHNSATISDVDEKGVRCMVLCRVILGNMEVILPGSKQFYPSDESFDSGVDNFQNPNRYVIWNMNMNTHIYPEFAVTFKTSPITEENVPGVVSSACKVPNSPWMPFSKLFEAISDKVAPDDMKLVHIFYESLKGKKTSREEFIKKLRVIVGDQILRSTISSLHARA, translated from the exons atGTCGTCAAAGTGGGTTAAAGCATCAGATGTCGGTAATACGTTTTTTATCGATTCAAAGAGGAAACGAGCATCTCAAATTGGTAAAACTAGCAATCGTGCTATAACTGCAAGGCCTATCTTTTCTCCATTACTGAACAAATCTGGGAAAAGAAAGAGAGATGAAAGCTGCAAATCCTCTAACAGAACTTACCTGAAAAACTACTCAAATTTTATGAGAAGTGGGCCAGCACAACGTTTGCTTTTTTCTCAAAATGGCCAATGGAATGATTATTCCCAAAATGTCCTTGACTTGGTCAAGGAAGATTTCAATGCAAAGAAGGCATCAATTGAATTGAAGTATAACGGGCGCCATCTAATGTTAGATATGTTACATATGACTGAAGTTGACCTGAAAACTGGCGCACAGAAACCGATAGCATGGATTGATGACAAAGGTAGCTGTTTTTTTCCTGAAACACATTCTAGTTATGAAAGTCATCAACGCAATAAGCCCGAATTTGCTGAATTAGACTCTTCTATGACTACTGAAATTAAGTTACGTGTTGAGATTGAACTAAATGGACTAAATACTAATAACTTTGAGGAATGCATGGACGAGTCAAATGTCCACGAGTCAAATGTTAAGCGGGTCAAAGTTGATTTGGATGAAGGTCACAAAAATATTCTTGATTACAGTATAAATGATAATTGCAATCAATTAACTGCAAAAGCTGATCAACATTTTGAGAACATGCAACAGAGTGATGAAGATGCATCTCCAACATACTTCAAAAGTATGGACACAGAAATGGTTAAAAATATGTTCATGAAAAGCTTTAATTTAGCCTCAAAGGTTGATATAATCGATGTGGAGAAATGCTCTGGTAGTATTATGGATGCGAGGCTCGAGCTTTTTCAGAAGCAAGTTGAAATTACACAAAAGCTTCGTGGAAATGCAAATGTGAAATATGCTTGGTTTGCATCTCTTAAAGGTGCAACTTGTAGTACTCTGGTTAATGGGCTTGGGCCTGACGGCCCACAACTTGGAAGGTATGGGTATGGGGTCCATCTTACAGCTGTCGACTCTGCCCACAACAG TGCTACTATTAGTGATGTTGACGAAAAAGGAGTAAGGTGCATGGTGTTATGCCGTGTTATACTGGGAAATATGGAAGTCATTTTACCTGGATCTAAACAATTTTATCCTAGTGACGAGTCCTTTGATAGCGGAGTTGATAATTTTCAAAATCCTAACCGTTATGTTATTTGGAACATGAATATGAATACCCATATCTATCCAGAGTTTGCTGTCACTTTCAAGACGTCTCCAATTACTGAAG AGAATGTCCCTGGTGTAGTATCGAGCGCCTGTAAGGTTCCTAATTCTCCTTGGATGCCTTTTTCAAAGCTGTTTGAAGCTATATCGGATAAAGTAGCACCAGATGACATGAAGCTTGTGCATATCTTTTACGAGTCTCTTAAG GGGAAAAAAACAAGTCGAGAAGAGTTTATTAAGAAGTTGAGAGTAATAGTGGGGGATCAGATATTGAGGTCTACAATATCTAGTCTTCATGCCAGGGCTTAG